One window of the Aquila chrysaetos chrysaetos chromosome 8, bAquChr1.4, whole genome shotgun sequence genome contains the following:
- the STAT3 gene encoding signal transducer and activator of transcription 3 isoform X2, translated as MAQWNQLQQLDTRYLEQLHQLYSDSFPMELRQFLAPWIESQDWAYAASKESHATLVFHNLLGEIDQQYSRFLQESNVLYQHNLRRIKQFLQSRYLEKPMEIARIVARCLWEESRLLQTAATAAQQGGQATHPTAAVVTEKQQMLEQHLQDVRKRVQDLEQKMKVVENLQDDFDFNYKTLKSQGDMQDLNGNNQSVTRQKMQQLEQMLTALDQMRRGIVSELAGLLSAMEYVQKMLADEELADWKRRQQIACIGGPPNICLDRLENWITSLAESQLQTRQQIKKLEELQQKVSYKGDPIVQHRPMLEERIVELFRNLMKSAFVVERQPCMPMHPDRPLVIKTGVQFTTKVRLLVKFPELNYQLKIKVCIDKDSGDVAALRGSRKFNILGTNTKVMNMEESNNGSLSAEFKHLTLREQRCGNGGRANCDASLIVTEELHLITFETEVYHQGLKIDLETHSLPVVVISNICQMPNAWASILWYNMLTNNPKNVNFFTKPPIGTWDQVAEVLSWQFSSTTKRGLSIEQLTTLAEKLLGPGVNYSGCQITWAKFCKENMAGKGFSFWVWLDNIIDLVKKYILALWNEGYIMGFISKERERAILSTKPPGTFLLRFSESSKEGGITFTWVEKDISGKTQIQSVEPYTKQQLNNMSFAEIIMGYKIMDATNILVSPLVYLYPDIPKEEAFGKYCRSESQEHSEATDSGAAPYLKTKFICVTPTSFSNSIDLPMSPRTLDSLMQFGNSSEGAEANAGGQFESLTFDMELTPECASSPM; from the exons ATGGCCCAGTGgaaccagctgcagcagctcgACACGCGATACCTGGAGCAGCTCCACCAGCTCTACAGCGACAGCTTTCCCATGGAGCTCCGGCAGTTTCTGGCCCCATGGATTGAGAGCCAGGACTG GGCGTACGCCGCCAGCAAGGAGTCGCACGCCACGCTGGTGTTCCACAACCTGCTGGGGGAGATCGACCAGCAGTACAGCCGCTTCCTGCAGGAGTCCAACGTCTTGTACCAGCACAACCTGCGGCGCATCAAGCAGTTCCTGCAG AGCAGATACTTGGAGAAGCCGATGGAAATAGCCCGTATCGTGGCTCGCTGCCTGTGGGAAGAGTCCCGGCTCCTCCAGACCGCTGCCACCGCAGCCCAG CAAGGGGGACAGGCAACACATCCGACAGCAGCTGTAGTGAcggaaaagcagcagatgctggAGCAGCATCTGCAGGATGTGAGGAAGAGGGTGCAG GATCTGGAGCAGAAGATGAAAGTGGTGGAGAATCTCCAGGATGACTTTGATTTTAACTACAAGACTTTGAAAAGCCAAGGAG ACATGCAGGACCTGAATGGAAACAATCAGTCGGTGACCCGgcagaaaatgcagcagctggaacAGATGCTCACGGCGCTGGACCAAATGCGAAGG GGTATTGTGAGTGAGCTGGCTGGACTGTTGTCAGCTATGGAGTATGTGCAGAAGATGCTGGCAGATGAGGAATTGGCAGACTGGAAGAGACGGCAGCAGATTGCCTGTATTGGTGGCCCACCAAATATCTGCTTAGACCGGCTCGAGAACTG GATAACCTCTCTTGCTGAATCACAGCTACAGACACGGCAGCAGATCAAGAAGTTGGAAGAACTGCAGCAGAAAGTGTCCTACAAGGGTGACCCAATTGTCCAACACCGGCCCATGCTGGAGGAGCGGATTGTGGAGCTGTTCAGGAACCTGATGAAAAG TGCTTTCGTTGTGGAGAGGCAGCCCTGCATGCCCATGCATCCCGACCGGCCCCTGGTCATCAAAACTGGCGTGCAGTTCACCACCAAAGTTAG GTTGTTGGTCAAGTTTCCAGAGCTGAACTATCAGCTGAAAATTAAAGTCTGCATTGACAA GGACTCCGGGGATGTTGCAGCACTTCGGGG GTCCCGGAAGTTTAACATCCTGGGGACAAACACCAAGGTCATGAACATGGAGGAGTCAAACAATGGTAGCCTCTCAGCAGAGTTCAAGCACCTG ACCCTGCGGGAGCAACGGTGCGGTAATGGAGGCAGAGCCAACTGCGAT GCCTCGTTGATAGTCACTGAGGAGTTGCACCTCATCACCTTCGAGACAGAGGTGTATCACCAGGGGTTGAAGATCGACCTGGAG ACCCACTCACTGCCTGTGGTGGTCATCTCCAACATCTGCCAGATGCCCAATGCCTGGGCATCCATCCTGTGGTACAACATGCTGACTAACAACCCCAAG AACGTGAACTTCTTCACCAAGCCTCCCATTGGGACCTGGGACCAGGTGGCAGAGGTGCTGAGCTGGCAGTTCTCCTCCACCACAAAGCGCGGCCTCAGCATCGAGCAGCTGACAACGCTGGCAGAAAAACTTCTAG GGCCAGGTGTGAATTACTCTGGCTGTCAGATCACCTGGGCCAAGTTCTGCAAG GAGAACATGGCTGgcaaaggcttttctttctgggtCTGGCTGGACAACATCATTGACTTGGTGAAAAAGTACATCCTGGCGCTGTGGAATGAAGG GTACATCATGGGGTTCATCAGCAAGGAGCGGGAGCGAGCCATCCTGAGCACCAAGCCTCCGGGAACCTTCCTGCTGCGGTTCAGCGAGAGCAGCAAGGAAGGTGGCATCACCTTCACGTGGGTGGAGAAGGACATCAGCG GGAAGACCCAGATCCAGTCTGTGGAGCCTTACACgaagcagcagctgaacaaCATGTCATTTGCGGAGATCATCATGGGCTACAAAATCATGGATGCCACCAACATCCTGGTGTCCCCCCTGGTGTACCTGTACCCAGACATCCCCAAGGAGGAGGCGTTTGGGAAGTACTGCCGCTCTGAGAGCCAGGAGCACTCTGAAGCTACTGACTCAG GTGCTGCTCCGTATCTGAAGACCAAGTTCATCTGTGTCACTCC CACCTCCTTCAGCAACAGCATCGACCTGCCCATGTCCCCGCGCACCCTGGACTCGCTCATGCAGTTTGGCAACAGCAGCGAGGGAGCAGAGGCTAATGCAGGAGGGCAGTTTG AGTCGCTGACCTTCGACATGGAGCTGACCCCGGAGTGTGCTTCTTCACCAATGTGA
- the STAT3 gene encoding signal transducer and activator of transcription 3 isoform X3, with the protein MAQWNQLQQLDTRYLEQLHQLYSDSFPMELRQFLAPWIESQDWAYAASKESHATLVFHNLLGEIDQQYSRFLQESNVLYQHNLRRIKQFLQSRYLEKPMEIARIVARCLWEESRLLQTAATAAQDLEQKMKVVENLQDDFDFNYKTLKSQGDMQDLNGNNQSVTRQKMQQLEQMLTALDQMRRGIVSELAGLLSAMEYVQKMLADEELADWKRRQQIACIGGPPNICLDRLENWITSLAESQLQTRQQIKKLEELQQKVSYKGDPIVQHRPMLEERIVELFRNLMKSAFVVERQPCMPMHPDRPLVIKTGVQFTTKVRLLVKFPELNYQLKIKVCIDKDSGDVAALRGSRKFNILGTNTKVMNMEESNNGSLSAEFKHLTLREQRCGNGGRANCDASLIVTEELHLITFETEVYHQGLKIDLETHSLPVVVISNICQMPNAWASILWYNMLTNNPKNVNFFTKPPIGTWDQVAEVLSWQFSSTTKRGLSIEQLTTLAEKLLGPGVNYSGCQITWAKFCKENMAGKGFSFWVWLDNIIDLVKKYILALWNEGYIMGFISKERERAILSTKPPGTFLLRFSESSKEGGITFTWVEKDISGKTQIQSVEPYTKQQLNNMSFAEIIMGYKIMDATNILVSPLVYLYPDIPKEEAFGKYCRSESQEHSEATDSGSAAPYLKTKFICVTPTSFSNSIDLPMSPRTLDSLMQFGNSSEGAEANAGGQFESLTFDMELTPECASSPM; encoded by the exons ATGGCCCAGTGgaaccagctgcagcagctcgACACGCGATACCTGGAGCAGCTCCACCAGCTCTACAGCGACAGCTTTCCCATGGAGCTCCGGCAGTTTCTGGCCCCATGGATTGAGAGCCAGGACTG GGCGTACGCCGCCAGCAAGGAGTCGCACGCCACGCTGGTGTTCCACAACCTGCTGGGGGAGATCGACCAGCAGTACAGCCGCTTCCTGCAGGAGTCCAACGTCTTGTACCAGCACAACCTGCGGCGCATCAAGCAGTTCCTGCAG AGCAGATACTTGGAGAAGCCGATGGAAATAGCCCGTATCGTGGCTCGCTGCCTGTGGGAAGAGTCCCGGCTCCTCCAGACCGCTGCCACCGCAGCCCAG GATCTGGAGCAGAAGATGAAAGTGGTGGAGAATCTCCAGGATGACTTTGATTTTAACTACAAGACTTTGAAAAGCCAAGGAG ACATGCAGGACCTGAATGGAAACAATCAGTCGGTGACCCGgcagaaaatgcagcagctggaacAGATGCTCACGGCGCTGGACCAAATGCGAAGG GGTATTGTGAGTGAGCTGGCTGGACTGTTGTCAGCTATGGAGTATGTGCAGAAGATGCTGGCAGATGAGGAATTGGCAGACTGGAAGAGACGGCAGCAGATTGCCTGTATTGGTGGCCCACCAAATATCTGCTTAGACCGGCTCGAGAACTG GATAACCTCTCTTGCTGAATCACAGCTACAGACACGGCAGCAGATCAAGAAGTTGGAAGAACTGCAGCAGAAAGTGTCCTACAAGGGTGACCCAATTGTCCAACACCGGCCCATGCTGGAGGAGCGGATTGTGGAGCTGTTCAGGAACCTGATGAAAAG TGCTTTCGTTGTGGAGAGGCAGCCCTGCATGCCCATGCATCCCGACCGGCCCCTGGTCATCAAAACTGGCGTGCAGTTCACCACCAAAGTTAG GTTGTTGGTCAAGTTTCCAGAGCTGAACTATCAGCTGAAAATTAAAGTCTGCATTGACAA GGACTCCGGGGATGTTGCAGCACTTCGGGG GTCCCGGAAGTTTAACATCCTGGGGACAAACACCAAGGTCATGAACATGGAGGAGTCAAACAATGGTAGCCTCTCAGCAGAGTTCAAGCACCTG ACCCTGCGGGAGCAACGGTGCGGTAATGGAGGCAGAGCCAACTGCGAT GCCTCGTTGATAGTCACTGAGGAGTTGCACCTCATCACCTTCGAGACAGAGGTGTATCACCAGGGGTTGAAGATCGACCTGGAG ACCCACTCACTGCCTGTGGTGGTCATCTCCAACATCTGCCAGATGCCCAATGCCTGGGCATCCATCCTGTGGTACAACATGCTGACTAACAACCCCAAG AACGTGAACTTCTTCACCAAGCCTCCCATTGGGACCTGGGACCAGGTGGCAGAGGTGCTGAGCTGGCAGTTCTCCTCCACCACAAAGCGCGGCCTCAGCATCGAGCAGCTGACAACGCTGGCAGAAAAACTTCTAG GGCCAGGTGTGAATTACTCTGGCTGTCAGATCACCTGGGCCAAGTTCTGCAAG GAGAACATGGCTGgcaaaggcttttctttctgggtCTGGCTGGACAACATCATTGACTTGGTGAAAAAGTACATCCTGGCGCTGTGGAATGAAGG GTACATCATGGGGTTCATCAGCAAGGAGCGGGAGCGAGCCATCCTGAGCACCAAGCCTCCGGGAACCTTCCTGCTGCGGTTCAGCGAGAGCAGCAAGGAAGGTGGCATCACCTTCACGTGGGTGGAGAAGGACATCAGCG GGAAGACCCAGATCCAGTCTGTGGAGCCTTACACgaagcagcagctgaacaaCATGTCATTTGCGGAGATCATCATGGGCTACAAAATCATGGATGCCACCAACATCCTGGTGTCCCCCCTGGTGTACCTGTACCCAGACATCCCCAAGGAGGAGGCGTTTGGGAAGTACTGCCGCTCTGAGAGCCAGGAGCACTCTGAAGCTACTGACTCAGGTA GTGCTGCTCCGTATCTGAAGACCAAGTTCATCTGTGTCACTCC CACCTCCTTCAGCAACAGCATCGACCTGCCCATGTCCCCGCGCACCCTGGACTCGCTCATGCAGTTTGGCAACAGCAGCGAGGGAGCAGAGGCTAATGCAGGAGGGCAGTTTG AGTCGCTGACCTTCGACATGGAGCTGACCCCGGAGTGTGCTTCTTCACCAATGTGA
- the STAT3 gene encoding signal transducer and activator of transcription 3 isoform X4 gives MAQWNQLQQLDTRYLEQLHQLYSDSFPMELRQFLAPWIESQDWAYAASKESHATLVFHNLLGEIDQQYSRFLQESNVLYQHNLRRIKQFLQSRYLEKPMEIARIVARCLWEESRLLQTAATAAQDLEQKMKVVENLQDDFDFNYKTLKSQGDMQDLNGNNQSVTRQKMQQLEQMLTALDQMRRGIVSELAGLLSAMEYVQKMLADEELADWKRRQQIACIGGPPNICLDRLENWITSLAESQLQTRQQIKKLEELQQKVSYKGDPIVQHRPMLEERIVELFRNLMKSAFVVERQPCMPMHPDRPLVIKTGVQFTTKVRLLVKFPELNYQLKIKVCIDKDSGDVAALRGSRKFNILGTNTKVMNMEESNNGSLSAEFKHLTLREQRCGNGGRANCDASLIVTEELHLITFETEVYHQGLKIDLETHSLPVVVISNICQMPNAWASILWYNMLTNNPKNVNFFTKPPIGTWDQVAEVLSWQFSSTTKRGLSIEQLTTLAEKLLGPGVNYSGCQITWAKFCKENMAGKGFSFWVWLDNIIDLVKKYILALWNEGYIMGFISKERERAILSTKPPGTFLLRFSESSKEGGITFTWVEKDISGKTQIQSVEPYTKQQLNNMSFAEIIMGYKIMDATNILVSPLVYLYPDIPKEEAFGKYCRSESQEHSEATDSGAAPYLKTKFICVTPTSFSNSIDLPMSPRTLDSLMQFGNSSEGAEANAGGQFESLTFDMELTPECASSPM, from the exons ATGGCCCAGTGgaaccagctgcagcagctcgACACGCGATACCTGGAGCAGCTCCACCAGCTCTACAGCGACAGCTTTCCCATGGAGCTCCGGCAGTTTCTGGCCCCATGGATTGAGAGCCAGGACTG GGCGTACGCCGCCAGCAAGGAGTCGCACGCCACGCTGGTGTTCCACAACCTGCTGGGGGAGATCGACCAGCAGTACAGCCGCTTCCTGCAGGAGTCCAACGTCTTGTACCAGCACAACCTGCGGCGCATCAAGCAGTTCCTGCAG AGCAGATACTTGGAGAAGCCGATGGAAATAGCCCGTATCGTGGCTCGCTGCCTGTGGGAAGAGTCCCGGCTCCTCCAGACCGCTGCCACCGCAGCCCAG GATCTGGAGCAGAAGATGAAAGTGGTGGAGAATCTCCAGGATGACTTTGATTTTAACTACAAGACTTTGAAAAGCCAAGGAG ACATGCAGGACCTGAATGGAAACAATCAGTCGGTGACCCGgcagaaaatgcagcagctggaacAGATGCTCACGGCGCTGGACCAAATGCGAAGG GGTATTGTGAGTGAGCTGGCTGGACTGTTGTCAGCTATGGAGTATGTGCAGAAGATGCTGGCAGATGAGGAATTGGCAGACTGGAAGAGACGGCAGCAGATTGCCTGTATTGGTGGCCCACCAAATATCTGCTTAGACCGGCTCGAGAACTG GATAACCTCTCTTGCTGAATCACAGCTACAGACACGGCAGCAGATCAAGAAGTTGGAAGAACTGCAGCAGAAAGTGTCCTACAAGGGTGACCCAATTGTCCAACACCGGCCCATGCTGGAGGAGCGGATTGTGGAGCTGTTCAGGAACCTGATGAAAAG TGCTTTCGTTGTGGAGAGGCAGCCCTGCATGCCCATGCATCCCGACCGGCCCCTGGTCATCAAAACTGGCGTGCAGTTCACCACCAAAGTTAG GTTGTTGGTCAAGTTTCCAGAGCTGAACTATCAGCTGAAAATTAAAGTCTGCATTGACAA GGACTCCGGGGATGTTGCAGCACTTCGGGG GTCCCGGAAGTTTAACATCCTGGGGACAAACACCAAGGTCATGAACATGGAGGAGTCAAACAATGGTAGCCTCTCAGCAGAGTTCAAGCACCTG ACCCTGCGGGAGCAACGGTGCGGTAATGGAGGCAGAGCCAACTGCGAT GCCTCGTTGATAGTCACTGAGGAGTTGCACCTCATCACCTTCGAGACAGAGGTGTATCACCAGGGGTTGAAGATCGACCTGGAG ACCCACTCACTGCCTGTGGTGGTCATCTCCAACATCTGCCAGATGCCCAATGCCTGGGCATCCATCCTGTGGTACAACATGCTGACTAACAACCCCAAG AACGTGAACTTCTTCACCAAGCCTCCCATTGGGACCTGGGACCAGGTGGCAGAGGTGCTGAGCTGGCAGTTCTCCTCCACCACAAAGCGCGGCCTCAGCATCGAGCAGCTGACAACGCTGGCAGAAAAACTTCTAG GGCCAGGTGTGAATTACTCTGGCTGTCAGATCACCTGGGCCAAGTTCTGCAAG GAGAACATGGCTGgcaaaggcttttctttctgggtCTGGCTGGACAACATCATTGACTTGGTGAAAAAGTACATCCTGGCGCTGTGGAATGAAGG GTACATCATGGGGTTCATCAGCAAGGAGCGGGAGCGAGCCATCCTGAGCACCAAGCCTCCGGGAACCTTCCTGCTGCGGTTCAGCGAGAGCAGCAAGGAAGGTGGCATCACCTTCACGTGGGTGGAGAAGGACATCAGCG GGAAGACCCAGATCCAGTCTGTGGAGCCTTACACgaagcagcagctgaacaaCATGTCATTTGCGGAGATCATCATGGGCTACAAAATCATGGATGCCACCAACATCCTGGTGTCCCCCCTGGTGTACCTGTACCCAGACATCCCCAAGGAGGAGGCGTTTGGGAAGTACTGCCGCTCTGAGAGCCAGGAGCACTCTGAAGCTACTGACTCAG GTGCTGCTCCGTATCTGAAGACCAAGTTCATCTGTGTCACTCC CACCTCCTTCAGCAACAGCATCGACCTGCCCATGTCCCCGCGCACCCTGGACTCGCTCATGCAGTTTGGCAACAGCAGCGAGGGAGCAGAGGCTAATGCAGGAGGGCAGTTTG AGTCGCTGACCTTCGACATGGAGCTGACCCCGGAGTGTGCTTCTTCACCAATGTGA
- the STAT3 gene encoding signal transducer and activator of transcription 3 isoform X1 has translation MAQWNQLQQLDTRYLEQLHQLYSDSFPMELRQFLAPWIESQDWAYAASKESHATLVFHNLLGEIDQQYSRFLQESNVLYQHNLRRIKQFLQSRYLEKPMEIARIVARCLWEESRLLQTAATAAQQGGQATHPTAAVVTEKQQMLEQHLQDVRKRVQDLEQKMKVVENLQDDFDFNYKTLKSQGDMQDLNGNNQSVTRQKMQQLEQMLTALDQMRRGIVSELAGLLSAMEYVQKMLADEELADWKRRQQIACIGGPPNICLDRLENWITSLAESQLQTRQQIKKLEELQQKVSYKGDPIVQHRPMLEERIVELFRNLMKSAFVVERQPCMPMHPDRPLVIKTGVQFTTKVRLLVKFPELNYQLKIKVCIDKDSGDVAALRGSRKFNILGTNTKVMNMEESNNGSLSAEFKHLTLREQRCGNGGRANCDASLIVTEELHLITFETEVYHQGLKIDLETHSLPVVVISNICQMPNAWASILWYNMLTNNPKNVNFFTKPPIGTWDQVAEVLSWQFSSTTKRGLSIEQLTTLAEKLLGPGVNYSGCQITWAKFCKENMAGKGFSFWVWLDNIIDLVKKYILALWNEGYIMGFISKERERAILSTKPPGTFLLRFSESSKEGGITFTWVEKDISGKTQIQSVEPYTKQQLNNMSFAEIIMGYKIMDATNILVSPLVYLYPDIPKEEAFGKYCRSESQEHSEATDSGSAAPYLKTKFICVTPTSFSNSIDLPMSPRTLDSLMQFGNSSEGAEANAGGQFESLTFDMELTPECASSPM, from the exons ATGGCCCAGTGgaaccagctgcagcagctcgACACGCGATACCTGGAGCAGCTCCACCAGCTCTACAGCGACAGCTTTCCCATGGAGCTCCGGCAGTTTCTGGCCCCATGGATTGAGAGCCAGGACTG GGCGTACGCCGCCAGCAAGGAGTCGCACGCCACGCTGGTGTTCCACAACCTGCTGGGGGAGATCGACCAGCAGTACAGCCGCTTCCTGCAGGAGTCCAACGTCTTGTACCAGCACAACCTGCGGCGCATCAAGCAGTTCCTGCAG AGCAGATACTTGGAGAAGCCGATGGAAATAGCCCGTATCGTGGCTCGCTGCCTGTGGGAAGAGTCCCGGCTCCTCCAGACCGCTGCCACCGCAGCCCAG CAAGGGGGACAGGCAACACATCCGACAGCAGCTGTAGTGAcggaaaagcagcagatgctggAGCAGCATCTGCAGGATGTGAGGAAGAGGGTGCAG GATCTGGAGCAGAAGATGAAAGTGGTGGAGAATCTCCAGGATGACTTTGATTTTAACTACAAGACTTTGAAAAGCCAAGGAG ACATGCAGGACCTGAATGGAAACAATCAGTCGGTGACCCGgcagaaaatgcagcagctggaacAGATGCTCACGGCGCTGGACCAAATGCGAAGG GGTATTGTGAGTGAGCTGGCTGGACTGTTGTCAGCTATGGAGTATGTGCAGAAGATGCTGGCAGATGAGGAATTGGCAGACTGGAAGAGACGGCAGCAGATTGCCTGTATTGGTGGCCCACCAAATATCTGCTTAGACCGGCTCGAGAACTG GATAACCTCTCTTGCTGAATCACAGCTACAGACACGGCAGCAGATCAAGAAGTTGGAAGAACTGCAGCAGAAAGTGTCCTACAAGGGTGACCCAATTGTCCAACACCGGCCCATGCTGGAGGAGCGGATTGTGGAGCTGTTCAGGAACCTGATGAAAAG TGCTTTCGTTGTGGAGAGGCAGCCCTGCATGCCCATGCATCCCGACCGGCCCCTGGTCATCAAAACTGGCGTGCAGTTCACCACCAAAGTTAG GTTGTTGGTCAAGTTTCCAGAGCTGAACTATCAGCTGAAAATTAAAGTCTGCATTGACAA GGACTCCGGGGATGTTGCAGCACTTCGGGG GTCCCGGAAGTTTAACATCCTGGGGACAAACACCAAGGTCATGAACATGGAGGAGTCAAACAATGGTAGCCTCTCAGCAGAGTTCAAGCACCTG ACCCTGCGGGAGCAACGGTGCGGTAATGGAGGCAGAGCCAACTGCGAT GCCTCGTTGATAGTCACTGAGGAGTTGCACCTCATCACCTTCGAGACAGAGGTGTATCACCAGGGGTTGAAGATCGACCTGGAG ACCCACTCACTGCCTGTGGTGGTCATCTCCAACATCTGCCAGATGCCCAATGCCTGGGCATCCATCCTGTGGTACAACATGCTGACTAACAACCCCAAG AACGTGAACTTCTTCACCAAGCCTCCCATTGGGACCTGGGACCAGGTGGCAGAGGTGCTGAGCTGGCAGTTCTCCTCCACCACAAAGCGCGGCCTCAGCATCGAGCAGCTGACAACGCTGGCAGAAAAACTTCTAG GGCCAGGTGTGAATTACTCTGGCTGTCAGATCACCTGGGCCAAGTTCTGCAAG GAGAACATGGCTGgcaaaggcttttctttctgggtCTGGCTGGACAACATCATTGACTTGGTGAAAAAGTACATCCTGGCGCTGTGGAATGAAGG GTACATCATGGGGTTCATCAGCAAGGAGCGGGAGCGAGCCATCCTGAGCACCAAGCCTCCGGGAACCTTCCTGCTGCGGTTCAGCGAGAGCAGCAAGGAAGGTGGCATCACCTTCACGTGGGTGGAGAAGGACATCAGCG GGAAGACCCAGATCCAGTCTGTGGAGCCTTACACgaagcagcagctgaacaaCATGTCATTTGCGGAGATCATCATGGGCTACAAAATCATGGATGCCACCAACATCCTGGTGTCCCCCCTGGTGTACCTGTACCCAGACATCCCCAAGGAGGAGGCGTTTGGGAAGTACTGCCGCTCTGAGAGCCAGGAGCACTCTGAAGCTACTGACTCAGGTA GTGCTGCTCCGTATCTGAAGACCAAGTTCATCTGTGTCACTCC CACCTCCTTCAGCAACAGCATCGACCTGCCCATGTCCCCGCGCACCCTGGACTCGCTCATGCAGTTTGGCAACAGCAGCGAGGGAGCAGAGGCTAATGCAGGAGGGCAGTTTG AGTCGCTGACCTTCGACATGGAGCTGACCCCGGAGTGTGCTTCTTCACCAATGTGA